The following are encoded together in the Prionailurus viverrinus isolate Anna chromosome B3, UM_Priviv_1.0, whole genome shotgun sequence genome:
- the SOCS4 gene encoding suppressor of cytokine signaling 4 — MAESSENNSKNVDVRPKTSRSRSADRKDGYVWSGKKLSWSKKSESCSDAETVNAIEKTEVPLRSQERKHSCSSIELDLDHSCGHRFLGRSLKQKLQDAVGQCFPIKNCSGRHSSGLPSKRKIHISELMLDKCPFPPRSDLAFRWHFIKRHTAPINPKSSEWVSTDLAQSELRDGQLKQRRNVEEEVNCFSHTDVQPCVITTNNASCRGGPVTGSVMNLVSNNSIEDSDMDSDDEIITLCTSSRKRNKPKWEMDEEILQLETPPKYHTQIDYVHCLVPDLLQINNNPCYWGVMDKYAAEALLEGKPEGTFLLRDSAQEDYLFSVSFRRYSRSLHARIEQWNHNFSFDAHDPCVFHSPDITGLLEHYKDPSACMFFEPLLSTPLIRTFPFSLQHICRTVICNCTTYDGIDALPIPSSMKLYLKEYHYKSKVRVLRIDAPEQQC, encoded by the coding sequence ATGGCAGAAAGTAgtgaaaataatagcaaaaatgtaGATGTAAGGCCCAAAACTAGTCGAAGTAGAAGTGCTGACAGAAAGGACGGGTATGTGTGGAGTGGAAAGAAATTATCTTGGTCAAAAAAGAGTGAAAGTTGTTCAGATGCTGAAACAGTGAATGCTATAGAGAAAACTGAAGTTCCTTTAAGGAGCCAAGAAAGGAAGCACAGCTGTTCATCCATCGAGTTGGATTTAGATCATTCCTGTGGGCATAGATTTTTAGGCCGATCTCTTAAACAGAAACTGCAAGATGCCGTGGGGCAGTGTTTCCCAATAAAGAATTGTAGTGGTCGGCACTCTTCGGGGCTTCCATCTAAAAGGAAAATTCATATCAGTGAACTCATGTTAGATAAGTGTCCTTTTCCACCTCGATCAGATTTAGCCTTTAGGTGGCATTTTATTAAACGACACACTGCTCCTATAAATCCCAAATCCAGTGAGTGGGTAAGCACAGACTTGGCTCAGAGTGAATTGAGGGATGGTCAgctaaaacaaagaagaaatgtggAAGAAGAGGTGAACTGCTTCTCACATACTGATGTTCAGCCCTGTGTCATAACCACCAACAATGCTTCATGTAGAGGTGGTCCTGTGACTGGCTCTGTGATGAACCTGGTTTCAAATAACAGTATAGAAGATAGTGATATGGATTCAGATGATGAAATTATTACACTTTGCAcaagttccagaaaaagaaacaaacccaaatgGGAAATGGATGAAGAAATCCTGCAGCTGGAAACACCTCCTAAGTACCATACCCAGATTGATTACGTCCACTGTCTTGTACCAGACCTCCTTCAGATCAATAACAATCCATGTTACTGGGGAGTTATGGATAAATATGCAGCTGAAGCTCTACTAGAGGGAAAACCAGAGGGTACCTTTTTACTTCGAGACTCAGCACAGGAAGACTATTTATTCTCTGTTAGTTTTAGACGCTATAGTCGTTCTCTTCACGCTAGAATTGAACAGTGGAATCACAATTTTAGCTTTGATGCACATGATCCTTGTGTCTTCCATTCTCCTGACATTACTGGGCTCCTAGAACATTATAAGGACCCAAGTGCCTGTATGTTCTTTGAACCACTTTTATCCACTCCTTTAATTCGgactttccctttttccttgcAACATATATGCAGAACAGTTATTTGTAACTGTACAACTTACGATGGCATTGATGCCCTTCCAATTCCTTCTTCTATGAAATTATATCTGAAGGAATATCACTATAAATCAAAAGTTAGAGTACTCAGGATTGATGCACCAGAACAACAGTGCTAG